From a region of the Mercurialis annua linkage group LG1-X, ddMerAnnu1.2, whole genome shotgun sequence genome:
- the LOC126678837 gene encoding aspartic proteinase NANA, chloroplast: MSGPNNFVQLLLLISCCNVAVLFFQADATFEFENDSFNNDNNNHTGVWFEMLHRHSPKLKSESEFLGPPKSRLDGMSQLFHSDMARRQMIASLRQGKRRKAFEVSQTAQIPLRSGADSGLGQYFVSIRIGTPRPQKFILITDTGSDLTWMNCEYLCKDCPKPNPHPGRVFRAKDSSSFRTIPCSSDDCKIELQDYFSLTECPTPNAPCKFDYRYLNGPNAVGVFANETVTVGLHSHMKVRLFDVLIGCTESYSEGSGFPDGVMGLGYRKHSLALRLAEIFGNKFSYCLVDHLSSSKHKNFLSFGDVPEMKMPKMQYTELLLGYLNAFYPVNVSGISVGGSMLNISSEIWNVTGEGGMIIDSGTSLTLLAGEAYDRVVDALKPVIARYTKVVPPELPDLNDLCFEDEEFDKATIPRLLIHFADGAIFKPPVKSYIIDVAPGIKCVGIARADFPGSSILGNIMQQNHFWEYDLGRGKLGFGPSSCVTSDSNSKQH, encoded by the exons ATGTCGGGCCCAAATAACTTTGTGCAGTTGTTGCTCTTGATCTCTTGCTGTAATGTTGCGGTGCTATTTTTTCAGGCCGACGcaacttttgaatttgaaaatgaTTCGTTCAATAATGATAACAATAATCATACGGGAGTTTGGTTTGAGATGCTGCATAGGCATTCTCCAAAGCTCAAGTCAGAAAGCGAATTTCTTGGACCGCCGAAGAGCAGACTTGATGGCATGAGCCAGCTGTTCCACAGCGACATGGCCAGGCGCCAAATGATTGCTTCCCTCCGACAGGGCAAGAGAAGAAAGGCCTTTGAGGTGAGCCAGACAGCCCAGATTCCGCTACGGTCGGGTGCAGACTCCGGACTGGGACAATATTTTGTATCAATTCGGATCGGAACACCTCGCCCCCAGAAGTTTATTTTGATAACAGATACAGGCAGCGATCTGACCTGGATGAATTGTGAATACTTGTGCAAAGATTGTCCAAAGCCCAATCCTCACCCTGGAAGGGTCTTTCGCGCTAAAGATTCTTCATCATTTCGCACAATTCCATGCTCTTCTGATGATTGCAAGATTGAGCTCCAAGATTACTTCTCTCTCACCGAATGTCCTACTCCAAACGCACCCTGCAAATTTGATTACAG ATATTTAAATGGCCCGAATGCGGTGGGAGTCTTTGCTAACGAGACCGTCACAGTTGGACTTCACAGTCACATGAAGGTAAGGCTGTTCGATGTTCTGATTGGGTGCACCGAATCATACAGCGAGGGTAGTGGTTTTCCCGACGGGGTGATGGGCTTGGGTTACAGAAAGCATTCTTTAGCTCTAAGGCTGGCAGAAATATTCGGCAACAAGTTCTCATATTGCTTGGTAGATCACTTGAGTTCGAGTAAACATAAAAACTTCCTCAGTTTTGGAGATGTCCCAGAAATGAAGATGCCAAAAATGCAGTATACAGAGTTACTCCTTGGTTACTTAAATGCATTTTATCCTGTAAACGTCTCAGGGATCTCTGTGGGCGGCAGTATGCTTAATATCTCATCGGAGATATGGAATGTTACGGGTGAGGGAGGAATGATTATTGATTCGGGTACCTCCTTGACACTGCTAGCGGGAGAAGCTTACGACAGAGTTGTGGATGCTTTGAAGCCTGTGATTGCTCGATACACCAAGGTAGTGCCTCCTGAGCTGCCAGATTTGAACGACTTGTGTTTCGAGGATGAAGAATTCGACAAGGCCACCATACCGAGACTGCTAATTCATTTTGCGGATGGGGCTATATTCAAGCCCCCAGTGAAGAGCTATATCATTGATGTGGCGCCAGGGATCAAGTGTGTTGGAATTGCGAGGGCAGATTTTCCAGGAAGTTCTATATTGGGTAACATAATGCAGCAAAATCATTTTTGGGAGTACGATCTTGGAAGGGGAAAATTGGGCTTTGGTCCTTCTTCCTGTGTAACGTCCGACTCCAACTCGAAGCAGCATTAG
- the LOC126666154 gene encoding jasmonate-induced oxygenase 4 has product MDGGLMRVQRIAEEGDKIPLQYIQPLENRPVIEKDGGVNLIPEVDLFCFDAEHRDSAREAVGEACREWGVFHVSNHGVPVELIDQIRSAGFSFFKDCPFQEKLQYACDPNSAASQGYGSKMLLPQGEGNVLDWRDYFDHHTLPLSRRDPSRWPQSPLYYREAVEKYGDEMKVLAQKLLALISESLGLPSSRIEDAIGGEFYQNITISFYPPCPHPELTLGLQSHSDMGAITLLIQDQVPGLQVFKDSQWFTVQPFPYAILVILSDQIEIISNGKYRSAEHRAITNSSSARLSVATFHDPAKTANISPALELVRDSSPLKYREVNYGEYVSSWYGKGPEGKRNLDALCIIKT; this is encoded by the exons ATGGATGGAGGATTGATGAGAGTTCAGAGAATAGCAGAAGAAGGAGATAAGATCCCTCTGCAATACATTCAGCCCCTTGAGAATCGGCCCGTCATCGAGAAAGATGGCGGTGTCAATTTGATTCCAGAggtagatttgttttgtttcgacgCAGAGCACAGAGATTCGGCGAGGGAAGCCGTAGGGGAGGCTTGCAGGGAATGGGGGGTGTTCCACGTCAGCAACCATGGGGTACCCGTCGAATTAATAGACCAGATTAGGAGTGCTGGTTTTTCCTTCTTCAAGGATTGCCCTTTTCAAGAAAAGCTCCAGTACGCTTGCGATCCGAATTCAGCTGCTTCGCAAGGATATGGAAGCAAAATGCTGCTGCCCCAAGGCGAGGGAAATGTGCTGGACTGGAGGGATTACTTCGATCATCACACGCTCCCTCTTTCTCGCCGTGACCCTTCTCGCTGGCCTCAATCCCCACTCTATTACAG AGAAGCTGTAGAGAAGTACGGCGATGAGATGAAGGTGCTTGCTCAGAAGCTACTTGCTCTCATCTCAGAGAGCCTTGGGTTGCCGTCCTCCCGCATTGAGGATGCAATTGGCGGCGAATTTTATCAGAATATTACCATAAGCTTTTACCCTCCGTGCCCTCACCCTGAACTTACTCTTGGTCTCCAGTCCCATTCCGACATGGGCGCCATCACTCTTCTGATTCAAGACCAAGTTCCTGGTCTTCAGGTCTTCAAAGACTCCCAATGGTTCACCGTCCAACCTTTCCCTTATGCTATCCTCGTCATTTTGTCTGATCAAATTGAG ATTATAAGCAATGGGAAGTATAGGAGTGCTGAACATCGAGCTATAACTAATTCGAGCAGCGCACGACTGTCTGTTGCGACATTCCATGATCCAGCCAAGACTGCCAATATATCCCCAGCATTGGAGCTTGTCCGCGATTCATCTCCTCTTAAATATCGTGAGGTCAATTATGGAGAATATGTGTCCTCATGGTATGGTAAAGGTCCCGAAGGAAAAAGAAACCTCGACGCCCTTTGTATTATTAAAACCTAG